Proteins encoded within one genomic window of Macaca fascicularis isolate 582-1 chromosome 16, T2T-MFA8v1.1:
- the LOC102138338 gene encoding small ribosomal subunit protein uS8-like → MVRMNVLADALKSINNAEKRGKRQVLIRLCSKVIVRFLTVMMKHGYIGEFEIIDDHRAGKIVVNLTGRLNKCGVISPRFDVQLKDLEKWQNNLLPSCQFGFIVLTTSAGIMDHEEARRKHTGGKIPGFFF, encoded by the coding sequence ATGGTGCGCATGAATGTCCTGGCTGATGCTCTCAAGAGCATCAACAATGCCGAAAAGAGAGGCAAACGCCAGGTGCTTATTAGGCTGTGCTCCAAAGTCATCGTCCGGTTTCTCACTGTGATGATGAAGCATGGTTACATTGGCGAATTTGAAATCATTGATGATCACAGAGCTGGGAAAATTGTTGTGAACCTTACAGGCAGGCTAAACAAGTGTGGAGTGATCAGCCCCAGATTTGATGTGCAACTCAAAGATCTAGAAAAATGGCAGAATAACCTGCTTCCATCCTGCCAGTTTGGTTTCATTGTACTGACAACCTCAGCTGGCATCATGGACCATGAAGAAGCAAGACGAAAACACACAGGAGGGAAAATCCCGGGATTCTTTTTCTAG